Genomic window (Dyadobacter fanqingshengii):
AATCTGCAAAGATCATTGATCAAAACCTTCCCTTCAAAAACGTAAGTATTGTCGTCGACCTGGGTGTAATTTACTTCATCATCCTCGTCATATTCATCATTGATATCCCCGAAAATCTCTTCAATGATGTCTTCTAATGTGATTAAACCACTCGTTCCGCCATATTCGTCCACTACAATGGCCATATGCACGCGGCGACTCTGAAAATCCTTCATCAGATCGTCCAAATGTTTGCTTTCCGGAATAAAGTATACCGGCCTAAGCAATTTTTGCCAGTTATAATGTTCGTTCTGGTGAATGTGCGGAAGCAAGTCCTTTACATTCAAGATCCCTTCAATGTGGTCCAGATCATCGCGGTAAACCGGAACTCTTGAATAGCCCGATTTATTGATCTTATCCATCAATTCATGGAAGTCCAGTTCAATGTCAAAGGCTGTGATATGCAATCGCGCTTGCATGGCTTTTTTCGAACTGGTCTCCCGGAAATTGGCAAGCCCGCGCAACAGATCCGTTTCTTCTTCACTTTCCGCTTTTGCTTCAAGTCTTTCGGTGGTAATTTCGGCACCTTCGGGCGTCAGCACGCCGAAAGAATATCCCAGCTTCATAATAGGCTGCGCAAGTGGCTGGCAAACTTTTATGAGAACGCGTGTAACACCGGACATCCTGGGGATAAGTTCAAGCGCACGCCGCGCACTGTGATAGCGAACCATCGCGTCCAGCCAGATCCATAGCAGCAGACAGCCCAGCGAAATCCATTGAAACAACTTCTCAGGGCCGTTTTGAATGTGTATCCACGCAAGCCGGGCTGCAAGAATCAACGCCAGCATTGTAATGCCGCGCTGGATTAGCGAAAGCGCAAGCTGTTGAATGCGATTGGGGAGTGTGCTTTCGACCTCGTTTTTACGTTCCCATGGGTTTTCCATCGCCCCAGAGGCAGCATATGCGGCACGGATTCCGGAAAGAAATAGGGAAATGATGAAAAGAAAAATGACCAGGATCAGGTCGTATGGCGCAAGGAAATCAGTGGGTATAAGGACTCCTGCAAATAAAGTTTGCGTACATCTTTGGGGGAGGCGAATCCCCGTACGCGTTCGGGCAAGGGGATCGTCGCTGTCTTCTGTTTCTTTCACAAATGGTCTGAAAAAGTTTGCAATAAACTTTCGTTTAAATAAATGTAGCGATTCTGCTCAAAAATATTATTCCATTGTGCTCTAAAACGCGAAATAAATACTTTTGAACAGGATCGCCGGATATATTGTAGCGTATCAGAATGGCAGGTCGTCGTCATCATTGCCAGCTGCCAATGACGGAGGAATTGGGTCTGTGGATCGTGGTGCCTGGGTGGCGCGTGGTGCTGAGGATTGCTGTTGCGCATAACCGCCATTGTTTCCTTCTCCACCACCTCCCGAGCCAGCCGGGCCGCCCAGTAAAGTCATGCTGTTGGCGCGGATTGTAACGCCGGTTTTTTGCTGACCTTCTTTATCCGTCCAGCTATCCGTGCGAATGCGGCCTTCAATGTATACTTGATTGCCCTTTTTTAAATATTTCTCTGCGACCTTGGCCAATCCTTCCCAAAGTTCAATGCGATGCCATTCCGTATTGTCGACACGTTCGCCGCTCTTGTTGGTGTATGATTCTGTTGTGGCAATGTTGAATTTTGCAACAGCCGAGCCGCTTTCCAGATATCTTACTTCCGGGTCGCTCCCCAGATTGCCGATCAAAATAACCTTGTTAACACTTCCTGCCATGATTTCTATTTGTGGATGATTTTTAGACTTAAATTTAAATATACAGATGTAAAAGCACTTTTAAACATCCTGTTCACTGATTTTGCCGGTAATTTTGTGTTTGAGAATTAATTTATTCCGGCCGTCGTGCGTCATTTCCTGCTTGATAAGAAAATATTCTTCATTGTACGACACGTAATTAGACGGCTTTGTAACACCTTCTTTTCCACGCCAAACCGGAAGCTCTACTTTCTCCCAAAGTTTGGTTTTCGCCGACTTGTAAGCGGCGTCAATCACCGCATTGACCACATAACCATCGTAAAAAGTTTCCGCTGCCTCAGTCCCGTTTTCTACTGCATTGAACATATCCGTGAACATATGGTTATAACCCAGATCATTCACCTCGTCGCCCACCGGAAACAGCCAACCCGTATTGCTTTCGGCCTTTTCGGCTACATAATCCTCCCCTTTCCCCTCTGCATTCTGGCCTGTTGTAAACATTTCAAAACCGGTTCTCAGGAAGTTGTTGATCCAGATTGTGCCTTCCGTTCCCATCACTTCGTCGCGCAGATCCATTCCGCCGCGGAACGTCCAGCTTACTTCAAACTGACCGATCGCACCATTTTCATATTTCACCAAAGCAATGGCATGATCCTCAGCATCAATGGGTTTTACCTGCGTATCGGCCCAGCACATTACTTCCACCGGCTTAATGTCTTTTCCAATAAAGTTGCGCGATATTTCAATGCAATGACATCCGAGATCCAGAATGCAGCCGCCACCCGCTTGCTCGATGTCCCAGAACCATTCACTATGCGGTCCGGGATGCGCTTCGCGTGATTTTGCCCAAATAATCCTTCCTAACGAGCCATTTTTCACGCTTTCCATGGATTTCAGGAATTTGGGCGTGTAACAAAGGTCTTCCAGGTAACCCGCAAAAATCCCCGCTTCCTCCGCTGCCTTCATCATCCGCAATGCTTCTGCACCATTGCGGCCCAGCGGCTTGGTCGAAACCACCGCTTTTTTATGCTTGGCGCATAACATTACTGCTTCTTCATGAATGTTGTTAGGCAATGCAATGCACACCATAGTTACGTCCGGATGGGCAATCACTTCCTCCATATCGGACGACCAAAAGTCGCAACCATAGTCTTTGGCAAACTTTTGAGCACTCTCATCACGTCGCGCGTAAATTGCAACAACCCTATCCCGGCCTCGCTGCCCATGAATGGATTCAGCGTAAAAACGTCCGATAAAACCGGAACCCAACATTGCCATTTTCTGCATAAATATGATTTTTAAAGTTTTAGGATAGTCTTAAAAAAGGCCCATGTCAAGTTGTTTTCACTTCACTTTCCCAGCCAGTCGTTTTCAAAGCCGGGTCGTCTTCTTTTTTCAAAAAGTCGACATCGCCAAATGACGCTGCGTCCCATTCCAAAAGCGCCCGGTCCGGGACAACCGACACCGGAACCCGCCATGAGGTGGAAGTTTCGGCGTAGGCAATGTTGGATTGGGAGTTGTAACACGAGATCAGCGACCATCTCGGATGATCCGACAAATTCGCTTCGGACCTGTGCATGAGGTTACTATGAAAAAATAATGCATCTCCCGGCTCGATCTCACAATAAACCAGTTCCATCGTTTTGAGCGCATGATTTACCATTTCCATGTCTGCACCCACTTGCTCGCCGGCAAAACCGTGGTTAACCCGGCCCATTTTGTGTGAGCCTTTAATGACTTGCAAACAACCATTCTCCTTGTTCGCATGCGTCAGAGCGACCATTACACTCATTAATTGATCAGGGAAAATGAATTGATTTTTATACCAATAACCATAATCCTGATGCCATTCCCACGCACCACCCACTTTCGGCTCTTTCTGCATCAATTTGGTATGAAAGTGACAGACCGGACTTTCTTCAGCAAGCAGTTGCCATACAGAATTGACCATTCTTTCACTCCGGATCAAATAGCCAAAAACATCGTCTCCCGGCGTGAACCACAATGAGAGCTTGGTCTTTTTGCCGGATTGATCATTCAGGTCCATTGCGTTTTTCTGCATCACCGAATTTTCAACCGCCGTTTGATACAATTTATCCGTCTCTTCTTTTGAAAACAGCCCTTTCACAACCAGGTAACCGTCTTCATTGAATGCTTTGATGTGATTTGTATTTAAACTAAAACTTGTCATAACCTGTCCGTTTTACGTGTTTAGTACAAAAATATATTACTTAAAATACAATTCCTTATGCTTGGTGAAGTTTAAAAACATTTAGACGGAATCACTTTACTATGGTCACAAATATTTTTCTTCTTTCAAGACTGTATCTATCAAAATCGGCTTTGGAAGCGTTTCTACCTCGTTTTTAGAGAAAAAATAAATATTTTCAGGAAGATCAAGATGCTCATTTTCCGGGACGGTCACCCACCAGAATTGTACGTGGAGCTTTTGATGGGTTAGTAAATGAATGTATGGTTTCGGCACTTGCCGGATGCTCCCTTGTCTTAATAATGCCAGGAGCATAACACTATCGGCCAAATCCTCCGGCGAATCGACCCGGGCGGTCGATTCCACGAGAACAAAATCGTATAATCCTTTCCAGATATCTTTCGTAGTCCTTTCCTGCATAGCCAACTTTTCGCCTTGCTGAATGATAAAATAATTCAGAAAACGGTTCTTCACTTTCATCTTTTTTGCCTTCACCGGAAGCTCGTTCTGCACATTGAATGCATAGGCATAGCAAATGTCATTAAAAGGGCAAATCGTGCAATTGGGCGACACAGGCACACATTGAAGCGCGCCAAATTCAATCATGGCTTGATTATAAGTTGCCGGATCTTCCTGTGAAATTAATGTCTTTGCAACCTTGGCAAACTCCTTTTTCCCCTCATTACTGAGCATATCCGACTTAATTCCAAAGATGCGGGACATAACCCGATAAACATTGCCATCAATCGCCGCAACCGCCTCGTTAAATGCAAAAGAAGCAATAGCTGCCGCAGTATAATTGCCCAAACCTTTTAATTTTGAGAGGGTTAGCGCAGTTTCCGGAAATTTCCCACCAAATTCGCTGACGATCTGCCGGGCCGTAAAATGCATATTCCGGGCCCTGGAATAATAACCCAAGCCCTGCCACAGCCGTAGCACATCGCGCTCATCCGCATGGGCGAGATCGAATACGGTGGGGTAATTTTCAAGGAATTTTTCATAGTAAGGCGTCCCCTGCGTGACCCGGGTTTGCTGCAAAATGATTTCGGACAACCATATTTTATAGGGGTCCGTCGTTTGTCTCCAAAGTAATGGGCGGTGGTTTTTCAGATACCAGGATTTTAGTTTTTTATTAAAATCAATTGCCTGTAAATGGTCTGATATCATAATGTTTGCACTTATATACGCTGTTATTTAACCAATTAGAAAAAAAATGAAAACGCCTTCCTTTTAAATCTTGGTAAAATTGACGTACCTTTGTGTTCCCAAAATTTAGAGGAGTAAGTAAATAAATGAAATAATATCCACTTAAAGTAAACAATCAAAGTGACTAAGGCAGACGTAATCGCACAGATTTCTGAGAAAACAGGTGTAGACAAGGGCGATGTTCAGCAAACGCTGGAATCGTTTTTCACCGTGGTAAAGGACTCACTTTCTGATGGTGAGAATCTTTATGTAAGAGGTTTTGGTAGTTTCATCAATAAAAAACGTGCGCGTAAAGTTGCCCGTAATATTTCGAAGGGAACTTCAATGATCATTGACGAGCACTTTGTACCAAGCTTCAAACCTGCAAAAGTATTTGTTGAGCAGGTAAAAGAAAGTGACAAATTGAAAGCTGTCGCTGAAAAGTAATTTACCTGAAAGGGTTTGGGTTATAACAGTATGAAAAAGTCGATTCTTCTTTCTTGTGTGCTTGCAGTTGCTCTTGTAGGAACGCTCTTCAGCCTTCCCAAAGTGGTTGTGAATACCAAGGGGAAAGAAGTAGGCAACGAAAGAAGCCAGTCCCAGGCAGCTGCTACGGCGGCTGCTCCGGACTCTTCTGTTCAATCGCATGACAAAGCCACTATTTCGCCTGATCAGCAAAAAATTGTAGATCAGTTGAAAAGTGCCTACGAGCAAGCGGGCGACAAAGACAAAGTAGCTGCGGGCTTGAAGTTGTCGGACAAATTTGCTCAACTGCAAAAGTTTGACAGCGCGGCATTTTATGCTGAGAAGGCAGCCCTTTTGTCTCCAAGTGTTGAAAATCTTGTCAGGACCGGCGATCGTTATTACGAAGCTTACGGTTTTGCCATTGAGGATCAGAAAGCAAAAAACCTTGGAGCCAAAACCCGTGAATACTACCAGAAAGCACTTGACCAGAATCCCGGCCTGTTAGCCGCAAAAGCCAACATGGCAATGACTTACGTGAATACGGAAAACCCGATGCAGGGAATTCTCATGCTGCGCGAAGTGATTGACAACGATCCTACCAACGAATTGGCATTGTTCAATTTAGGGATCTTGTCCATGAGATCTAACCAATATTCAAAAGCTGCCGACAGGTTCAGACAGATTTTGACCAATAATCC
Coding sequences:
- a CDS encoding transporter associated domain-containing protein, with product MKETEDSDDPLARTRTGIRLPQRCTQTLFAGVLIPTDFLAPYDLILVIFLFIISLFLSGIRAAYAASGAMENPWERKNEVESTLPNRIQQLALSLIQRGITMLALILAARLAWIHIQNGPEKLFQWISLGCLLLWIWLDAMVRYHSARRALELIPRMSGVTRVLIKVCQPLAQPIMKLGYSFGVLTPEGAEITTERLEAKAESEEETDLLRGLANFRETSSKKAMQARLHITAFDIELDFHELMDKINKSGYSRVPVYRDDLDHIEGILNVKDLLPHIHQNEHYNWQKLLRPVYFIPESKHLDDLMKDFQSRRVHMAIVVDEYGGTSGLITLEDIIEEIFGDINDEYDEDDEVNYTQVDDNTYVFEGKVLINDLCRLLNLETDYFDEVRGNNESLAGLLLELFSRLPRPGEMATHREVTFKVQSADKKRIKKVRVLVG
- a CDS encoding single-stranded DNA-binding protein; the encoded protein is MAGSVNKVILIGNLGSDPEVRYLESGSAVAKFNIATTESYTNKSGERVDNTEWHRIELWEGLAKVAEKYLKKGNQVYIEGRIRTDSWTDKEGQQKTGVTIRANSMTLLGGPAGSGGGGEGNNGGYAQQQSSAPRATQAPRSTDPIPPSLAAGNDDDDLPF
- a CDS encoding Gfo/Idh/MocA family protein, with the protein product MQKMAMLGSGFIGRFYAESIHGQRGRDRVVAIYARRDESAQKFAKDYGCDFWSSDMEEVIAHPDVTMVCIALPNNIHEEAVMLCAKHKKAVVSTKPLGRNGAEALRMMKAAEEAGIFAGYLEDLCYTPKFLKSMESVKNGSLGRIIWAKSREAHPGPHSEWFWDIEQAGGGCILDLGCHCIEISRNFIGKDIKPVEVMCWADTQVKPIDAEDHAIALVKYENGAIGQFEVSWTFRGGMDLRDEVMGTEGTIWINNFLRTGFEMFTTGQNAEGKGEDYVAEKAESNTGWLFPVGDEVNDLGYNHMFTDMFNAVENGTEAAETFYDGYVVNAVIDAAYKSAKTKLWEKVELPVWRGKEGVTKPSNYVSYNEEYFLIKQEMTHDGRNKLILKHKITGKISEQDV
- a CDS encoding tetratricopeptide repeat protein, with protein sequence MKKSILLSCVLAVALVGTLFSLPKVVVNTKGKEVGNERSQSQAAATAAAPDSSVQSHDKATISPDQQKIVDQLKSAYEQAGDKDKVAAGLKLSDKFAQLQKFDSAAFYAEKAALLSPSVENLVRTGDRYYEAYGFAIEDQKAKNLGAKTREYYQKALDQNPGLLAAKANMAMTYVNTENPMQGILMLREVIDNDPTNELALFNLGILSMRSNQYSKAADRFRQILTNNPANTKAKFYLGLTLVELGDKEQARKVLSEVKKEEKDPVIQQAIGELEGRLNN
- a CDS encoding phytanoyl-CoA dioxygenase family protein; this translates as MTSFSLNTNHIKAFNEDGYLVVKGLFSKEETDKLYQTAVENSVMQKNAMDLNDQSGKKTKLSLWFTPGDDVFGYLIRSERMVNSVWQLLAEESPVCHFHTKLMQKEPKVGGAWEWHQDYGYWYKNQFIFPDQLMSVMVALTHANKENGCLQVIKGSHKMGRVNHGFAGEQVGADMEMVNHALKTMELVYCEIEPGDALFFHSNLMHRSEANLSDHPRWSLISCYNSQSNIAYAETSTSWRVPVSVVPDRALLEWDAASFGDVDFLKKEDDPALKTTGWESEVKTT
- the mutY gene encoding A/G-specific adenine glycosylase, translated to MISDHLQAIDFNKKLKSWYLKNHRPLLWRQTTDPYKIWLSEIILQQTRVTQGTPYYEKFLENYPTVFDLAHADERDVLRLWQGLGYYSRARNMHFTARQIVSEFGGKFPETALTLSKLKGLGNYTAAAIASFAFNEAVAAIDGNVYRVMSRIFGIKSDMLSNEGKKEFAKVAKTLISQEDPATYNQAMIEFGALQCVPVSPNCTICPFNDICYAYAFNVQNELPVKAKKMKVKNRFLNYFIIQQGEKLAMQERTTKDIWKGLYDFVLVESTARVDSPEDLADSVMLLALLRQGSIRQVPKPYIHLLTHQKLHVQFWWVTVPENEHLDLPENIYFFSKNEVETLPKPILIDTVLKEEKYL
- a CDS encoding HU family DNA-binding protein, whose translation is MTKADVIAQISEKTGVDKGDVQQTLESFFTVVKDSLSDGENLYVRGFGSFINKKRARKVARNISKGTSMIIDEHFVPSFKPAKVFVEQVKESDKLKAVAEK